A stretch of DNA from Spirosoma endbachense:
GTTCACTCGACTGATATGGACACTGTTGGGTCGTCGGGAAATTGGTGTATGAGGGTCAGAAAGTCCGGGCGTATGATTCGTCGGCGATGGAGTGGGAGAGGCCAGAAGTATCTTAGGTGTTAAGCAGGGTCAGTGACGGTATATTGTCAACGTGCTTACGATTCAATGTATCTAAGGGTAATTGATTGGATACAGCAGTATGTGCGGCTTTACTGTCAAAAGGAAACACGAGAATTTCAGAAAGTAATTCATTCCAAAACACCAGTTGTGCTGCTGTTGCACCGCTGTAAACTTCAAATTCAGTAACGCTCGAAATAGCGAGTTGTTCAAACTGTAATGAAAGCTGAACAAGTTTGGTTTTAGATTTGTCGGTCTTGCGAAAATAGTCAATTAACAGACTGGTATCAACCATTAAGATTCGGTCCGCCATTGATTCATCGATTTGCGGGCCTCCTCCATTGTGTTAATCTGTTCATCCGTAAAGACTGGCCCATTGAGTAGTAATTGAGTTAGACGAGACTTTTCGGTAGCTGGCTTAGTTGCCCGAGCTAGTTCTTTTTGTAGCCTTGCTTTTGTGAAGGCGATAGTTGTCTGACGATCGTCAATAGCTCCTGAAATGGTATGTGTACTTTCACTTCCATGGCCAAATATAGAGTTTTGCCTGATATCCAATAACTAAATACGGGTGACCGAAATGCGTTGAGTCCGTAATGGAGCCAACAAAAGATGCATTCTTCAACTCGATTGGTGGTTTTACTATCGACTTAATCATAACTGATAGCCTTTTTAGTTACTTATAACTTGTTGTTAAGCATTCATCCACTTCGGTTTAGCCTCCAGCACGTTCGTATACACCCGACAATCGGCTGAGTGGGCACCCGGCAGGAAACCGATGCTCATTAAAAACTCGTTGACAATTTCACCGCCCGTAAAGCGGAAGGTCTTTTTGAACAGCTTCACCCATTCCTCTTTTGTTTTGGGATGATGCAATTCCAGCCACTTTTCAAACGAGCCATGTTCTGCCTGGAGCGCGAGTATGGTTTTTGCATTTTCTATAGCTGCGTTGATCTTCAACCGATTGCGAATAATGCCCGGATCTGCCATCAATCGTTCCCGATCGGCATCGGTATAGGCGGCTACTGTTTTCAGCTCAAAATTGTCGTAGGCGATTCGGAAAGTCGATTCCTTTTTTAAGATGGTTTCCCAGCTAAGGCCAGCCTGGTTGATTTCAAGCACCAGCCGGCAAAATAGCTCATTGTCATCGTGAATGGGAAAGCCATACAGATGATCGTGATAGGCTTTGTGCAGGGACTGGCGTTCTTGAGGCATGTAATCTATAGCTCGGCAATAGGACATTGTGTAGTTGGTCTGGAATGTTTGCTATCGTGAAAGTTGTCTTTTCAGGACAACTTAACAAATCGTGTTTCAATTAAACGATTGCCGGAATTCAATCGGCGATACATCGGCCTTACGTTTGAAGATTTTATTGAACGATTGGGGGTACTCAAAGCCGAGTTGGTAGGCAATTTCGGCTACCGAAAGATTAGTAGTACTCAATAATTCCTTAGCTTTTTCAATTAGCTTAGTATGAATATGTTGCTGCGTATTTTGCCCTGTAAGCATGCGGAGCATATCGCTTAAATAGCGGGGCGATACATTCAACTGGTCGGATAGGTACTGAACCGTAGGCAGGCCGGTTGTTAATGGTTTCTGGCTGTCAAAATAATCGGCAAGTAAAGCTTCCAGCGTTGTCAGAAGGTCGTGGTTGATGGCTTTGCGGGTGATAAACTGGCGGTTGTAAAACCGATTGCTGTAGTTGAGCAGCAGCTCGATCTGCGAGACAATCACATCCTGACTAAACTGGTCGATGGGCGAAGCCAGTTCCTCCCCAATGCTCTTGAAAACGCCCATGATTTTCTCTTTTTCCCGTTCAGAAAGATGCAGGGCTTCGTTGGATGAATACGAAAAGAACCCGTAATTTTTGATGGTTTTCCCCAGCGGATAATTCCGGATAAAATCCGGATGAATCATCAGCGTAAACCCTTCGTAACTACCCTGTGGTTCCACTTCTGAAATCAGCTGATTGGGCGAAACAAAACAGAGACCCCCTTCATTAAAATCATAATAATGCTGACCATACCTTGCCTTGCCGGTAAAATTCTTTTTGTACGAAATCTTGTAAAGATTCGTCATCATCCCCTTTGCTATGTCTGTCGTGTCCGTTTTGATGTCCGCATAATTGCTCAGACTTATCAGGGGATGCAGGGGTTTGGGCAAGCCGAGCGCCTTGTGTAACTCCGAAATAGAGTTGAATGTATAGGGTTGGTTTGTTGCTTTCTTCATAGTAGTGAACAGGTGCCGGAATACCCGGAGCTATTCCGGCGAAGGCGTCAACGTTTATAATGTGGCCATATCAATCACAAAACGATACAACACATCGCCTTTTAACATCCGTTCAAAAGCGGTATGAATGTCTTTGATAGCAATCAGCTCGATGTCTGAAACTAGGTTATGCTGAGCGCAGAAATCCAGCATTTCCTGGGTTTCTGGCAAACCGCCTGCCCCCGAACCAGCCACTACTTTATTGCCGGCAGCCAGGGCGAATGAAGGAAGCTGCCAGGGCTCGGCTGGCATGCCAACATTGATATACACACCATTCGTTTTGAGTAAACCAAGATACGGATTAATGTCATGATTGGCGGCAACGGTATCGATAATGAAGTGAAACGAGCGTAAAGCCGACTTCATCTGCTCTTCATCTTTGGTGACAACAAATCGGTGCGCTCCCAGTTTTTTCGCGGCATCAGCTTTGTTTGGCGATGTGCTCAATACCGTAACCTCAGCGCCAAAGGCTACGCCGAATTTCACTGCCATATGGCCCAGTCCACCCAGACCAACAACGGCAAGCTTATGGCCTTCGCCCACCTTCCATTTGCGCAGGGGCGAATAGGTCGTGATGCCTGCACACAGCAACGGGGCTACGGCAGCAAAGTCGAGGTTTTCGGCTACATGCAGGGCGAAATGTTCGTGCACAACAATGTTGTTGGCATAGCCACCGTAGACAGGCTGGCCGCTGTGGTCAAGATTGTTGTAGGTCAGCACCGGGCTCACGCTACAGAATTGCTCCTGCCCGTTTCTGCACTCTTCGCAGGTCAGGCACGAGTCAACCATCACACCCACAGCGGCACGGTCGCCCTTTTTAAACGTTTGTACGTGACTGCCAACCTGCGAAATGATACCGACAATCTCATGACCGGGTACCATTGGAAAGATACCGGGAAACCATTCATTACGCGTCAGATGAACGTCGGTGTGGCAAACTCCGCAATAAGCAATATCGATCAGTACGTCGTGCGGGCCGAGGTCTCTCCGGTCAAAATTCCATGGGGCCAAATTCGTTTCAGCACGTTGCGCTGCATATCCTTTCGAGTGAATCATAACCTTTGTATTAATGAAGAACACAAAGGTCATTTTTTGCCAGGAGTTGACTGTAGCCAAACTGGGATATGTTGTAGCCAAAATGGATAGAAGCCGAGTTCGCTGGTTTGTAGGAGCGTTCAAGCAGAGGACTGTGCGTGTACTCGCTCCGTCCTCATTTCCCGACCACGCTCATTTCCAGATGCGATGGATGAGTAACTGACCGGAAAATAGTATGCGTGGCCTTCCGGTAATCGGATTCTTTGGCGTCGAAAATAGTGGGGACAAAGGTTTGCGGATTACGGTCGATGATCGGAAACCAGGTGCTTTGAACCTGCACCATTAACTTGTGGCCCTTTTTGAAAACATGGTTAATGCTGTGCAAATCAATCGAGTAGACTTCAGGTTTGTTTGGCTCAATGGCTTCGGGTTTTTCAAAACTGTTCCGGAATCGCCCGCGAAACACATCGTTGGCGACCATAAGCTGATAGCCGCCCATCGCTGGCTGCTGCGGGTATTGAGCCGGATAGACATCGATCAGTTTTACGACCCAGTCGGCGTCGCTGCCGGTGGTTGCGGCAAAAAGTTTGGCCCAGACCTCGCCCGTTACCGTAATATCGTTTGGTAGCGCGTCCGTTTCCCACGAAAGTACGTCCGGTCGGTTGTGAACAAATCGCTGATCTTCGGTGAGCCAGGTGCGCCAGCGGGAACCCGGCCCGTAGGTCGCTTCAATCGGGCGTGTTCGGTACGGAACAGGCTGAGCCGGGTCAGAGAGGTAGGCATCAGCACCAGACGTGGCTTTAGGGGCCTCGAATGATAGCTTTCCGTCGGCCTGAAAATACAGATTCCGTTTAGTCGCTTCTTTCGGTGGCCAGCTGTCGTAACGTTGCCAGCTATTCGAACCCGTTTGGAACGTAATGGCTTCCGGAAAATTTCCCGGGCCCTTTCCCTTCAGGTGATAAGCAAACCAAGGCGCCTGTATCTCTTTTCGAAACGTTACCGATGTGGCCGTATCGAACTGGATGTTTCCTAACGTTCGGCCGTCGGAACGTCCCCAGCCCCCGTGATTCCAGGGGCCAGCCACCAGAAAGTTTTTATGCGACTGATCCTGTTTTTCCCAGAGCTGGTACGCTTTCAACGGGCCGTAAAAATCCTCCTGATCCCACCAGCCCGCTACGTTCATGATGGGTATTTTGGGACGGTCGATGCGGGTAATAAGTGACTGTTTCTGCCAGAATGAATCGTAATTCGGGTGATTGACAAAGTCATTCCAGCTAGGGAGCTTGTTCTTGAAATACAGTTTGTTGACGTTTGATAATGGCCCTAGTTTCAGATACCATTCGTAGGTATCGTAGTTTGGAAACGGAAACAGCGAATCCTGTTTGGTTGCTTCTTCCATAAAGGCATACTCGAAGCCATAGCTCAATCGAAACGCACCGTTATGGTGAAAATCGTCGCCCAGAAACATATCCGAAGGGGTTGCCTGCTCCGACACAGCAGCCAGGGCCGGGTGCGGGTCAATGGCACCCATTACGGTGGTCCAGCCCGCGTACGAAATGCCATACATGCCTACTTTTTTCGAATTGTTGGGAATAGTCGCCAGCAGCCATTCGATGGTGTCGTAGGTATCGGAGCTTTCGTCGATGGCTTTCGAGTCTTTCTTATTCCGGCTCATTCGCTGCATTTCAAACGTACCTTCCGACTTGTACCGCCCACGAATGTCTTGATAAACAAAGATATAGCCATCCTCGGCCATGTCTTTCACGTAAGGAATCCGATCCGGACTCTCGGTGTGGCTGACGCCGTAAGGCGTACGGGTTAGCAAAAACGGCAGGGGTGATTGGCTGTTTTTGAGGGTATAAATGACCGTATTCAATCGGACGCCATCGCGCATGGGAATCATCACTTCCTGCCGTTCATACGGGCTGGGCGATTGGCTAATGGCCTGAAACGATAAAAAGAGGAAAAATCCGGTGAGCCAGTGTAAACGGTTTTGCATCGTGTGAAGCGTCTGTGAGTGAGTGGAATAAAGATAAAAAACTTACGCAGATTCGATGCAGAAACGACGGCCTGCTGTATTATTTCCGCGTAAATGCCCCCGAACTGTTAATTTTGCGAACCGTATACCGTAAACCGATTCCCGTTTTGATTGCAGCCGTAGATGCCCTGTTAAAAGATATCCGCAATAAGCGGATTGCTCCTGTTTACCTCATTCACGGCGACGAGCCCTTTTATATCGACCGAATTGCCGAAGAACTCGAAAAAGTAGCCGTACCGGTTGCCGAACGCGGCTTTAATCAATTCGTACTGTTCGGAAAAGACACCGATGCAGGGGCCGTGCTCAATTACGCCCGTCGCTATCCGTTCATGGCCGAGCGGCAACTGGTGCTGGTTAAGGAAGCGCAGCAAATGGCTGGAATCGGTGATAAATCGGCGCAGACGCTCTTCGAAGACTATGCCCTGAACCCACTATCCAGTACGATTTTGATGCTTTGCTATGTCAGGGAAGACGGCAAACCGGCCCTCGACGAGCGTAAAGCCTGGGTAAAGGCATTTGGTGCGAAGGGAAAGCTCCTGGGTGTCAAGAAGCTCTACGACAACAAAATACCCGATTGGGTCGGGGAATATTGCCGGGAACAGGGAGCCAAAGTAAGTCCCAAAGCCTGCCAGCTTCTGGCCGATCACATCGGTAATGACCTGAAACGACTGGCGGGCGAAATTGACAAGATTCTGATCAACCTGCACGTAGGCGAAGAAATTTCAGCCGCTACCGTTGAGCGGCTCGTTGGAATCAGCAAGGAATACAACGTTTTTGAACTTCAGAAGGCGCTCAGTCAACGCGACATCGTAAAAGCCAACCAGATTATCGACTATTTCGCCCGAAATCCGAAAGATAACCCCTTGGTTGTGATCCTGTCGCAACTGTTTGGTTATTTTAGTAAAGTGCTGCTGGTGCAGGCGTCCAAAGATCAGACCGACAAAGGGCTGGCACCGTTGCTGGGCGTCAATCCGTTTTTTGTTAAAGATTATATGACTGCTGCACGTGCCTTCACATTGCCTAAAGTAGCCGATATTATACATGCGATCCGCCGGGCCGATGCCCAGAGCAAAGGCATTGATACACCCACGATGAGCGAGGGCGACATCCTGCGCGAACTGGTATTCGACATCCTGCATTAACACGTCTTCGATTCAGCATTCGCTGGTCAGGCGGGCTGAACGTGCATCTCCAAAAGAAATCCTGCACAAAATCACACAAATTTGGGTGGTGTCATCCCTTTTTCTTAATATTGCAACGTTGTTGCATAAAGATGATTGAGTCTACCAGGATAAATCATCGTCGGAGTAGGGGACTGATGCAAGATTTGCTAAAACTTTGTTGTGTTGTCTGGCTGTCGTTAGGGACCGCTTCCATGGGTCAGTCGCAATCTGGAGCCTGTAGTATCGTATTGACTGGTCGAATTATGGGACTGGACAACCACGAACCACTCGCCGGAGCAACCGTCTATATTCGTGAACTGGCAACCGGGGCCGTTGCGGATTCGGCGGGAAATTTTCGGATACCGGGCCTTTGTTCGGGTGAATATAGCATTGACTATCAGTTTGTTGGCTATAAGACGCGAGTTGTGTCCATTGCCGTTGGAACGGATTCTCCGGTCGCATTACCACCGGTTGCCTTAACACCTGACAATGAAACGTTGAAGGAGGTCATTGTGACGGAACACCGATCTGAAGCGCAGCAATTGCTTCAGGTGCAAACGGAGCTGGCAGGGAGTTCGCTCGATGCCACGCGCGGTCAGTCGCTGGGGGAGAGTCTGAAAACATTACCCGGATTGTATTCGATTCAAACGGGACCTTCCATTTCCAAGCCGGTTATTCACGGTTTATACAGCAACCGAATTCTGACATTAAACAATGGCGTTCGGCAGGAAGACCAACAGTGGGGTAGCGAACATGCCCCACAAATTGATCCGTTTCTGGCTTCGCGGCTTACTGTAATCAAGGGAGCAGCGAGCATTCGTTACGGCTCCGATGCCATTGGCGGGGTAATTCTGGTCGAGCCGAAAACGATGCCAACAGTACCCGGAATTGCCGGTGAGCTTAACCTGGTTGGTGGTACGAATGGAGACCAGGGGATTGTTTCGGGACTTATTGAGCAGGCATTTGGTAAAAAGTTAGCGGGGCTGAGCTGGCGGCTACAGGGTACTCTCAAGCGTGTAGGGTACACAAAAACGCCAGATTACTACCTCGAAAACAGTAGTTACCATGAGAATAACTTCTCCGGTACAGTCAATTACACCCGTCAGCATGTTGGTGCCGAGATCTTTTACAGTCAGTTTTCTACGAAAGTGGGACTATTTACCGGTGCACAGGTCGGTAGCCTGGCCGATTTTTATGCCGCCATCGCCCGTCCCGAACCCATAAACCAGCCCGGATTTTCGTACGACCTGGGTCGGCCGTATCAGCAGGTGCAACACGATTTGCTGAAGGTAAAAGCCTTTGTCCGGTCTGAGCGATTGGGAACACTTTCGATTACGGTTGCTCAGCAGCAGAATGTTCGCCGGGAGTACGATTTGCAGTCGTTTAGTCGCGTAACCGACCCCGAACTCTACCTGAAATTAGTGACGCAGACCGCCGATCTGATCTGGGAGCATCGGGCCATTAAAACTGCAACGGGTGGCCAGTTTTCCGGAACGGTCGGATTTAATGGGATCACGCAGGGAAATGTCCGGCGGTATTTATTCCTGATTCCGAACTACCGAAATTATGGTGCCGGGCTATTTGCCATTGAGCGATACGCCAACGACAACTGGACCGTGGAGGGGGGAGTCCGGTATGATTACCGATGGCTCCGGGCGTATTTTCTGGATGAGACGACCAATCTCACTACTGCCAAAACGCGCGACTGGAGCAATTTGACCGGGTCGCTGGGGGCCACCTATCAGGCAAGTCCGCAGTTAACGCTATCTGGCACGATGAGTACCGCCTGGCGAGCCCCGACGGTGAGTGATCTCTATTCCGACGGATTGCACCAAAGTGCCGTAGCCTACGAGCGTGGTAACCCAAACCTGAATCCGGAACTGGCTTACAATATGAATCTGTCGGTCGAATATACCGGCAAGCGATTTTATGCGGATCTGGGTTTCTATAACAACTGGATTAACAATTACATCTACCTGAAGCCCGATTCAGTGCCGATTATTCGGCAACGGGGCGCATTCCCGGCTTATTCATACAGCCAGGTTCGAGCAACATTTCGGGGACTTGATGCAACCATTCGGTATAAGCTGACCGATCAGCTGACCATCACCTCGCGAACGTCGCTGCTGTTTGCGTACGATCACACGAACAACGATTACCTGGTCTATATTCCGGCAAATCATACCGATAATGGGCTGCGTTATGATTTTTCAACCACAAATCGGGGGCGACTTTCGAACGTGTATGTGAGCATTACCAGTCAGTATGTGGCCAGGCAAAACCGGGTTCCGACTGTTACGCAACGGCAGGAGAATGGTCAGATCATTTTTACGGGGGATTTTGCGCCCCCTCCGCCCGCTTACACGTTGTTTGGAGCCGAAGCCGGTTTCTCCTGGCGAGTGGGCAATCACCCGATGTCCGTCATTCTGAC
This window harbors:
- a CDS encoding DNA-3-methyladenine glycosylase I — protein: MPQERQSLHKAYHDHLYGFPIHDDNELFCRLVLEINQAGLSWETILKKESTFRIAYDNFELKTVAAYTDADRERLMADPGIIRNRLKINAAIENAKTILALQAEHGSFEKWLELHHPKTKEEWVKLFKKTFRFTGGEIVNEFLMSIGFLPGAHSADCRVYTNVLEAKPKWMNA
- a CDS encoding type II toxin-antitoxin system VapC family toxin; its protein translation is MADRILMVDTSLLIDYFRKTDKSKTKLVQLSLQFEQLAISSVTEFEVYSGATAAQLVFWNELLSEILVFPFDSKAAHTAVSNQLPLDTLNRKHVDNIPSLTLLNT
- a CDS encoding NAD(P)-dependent alcohol dehydrogenase, yielding MIHSKGYAAQRAETNLAPWNFDRRDLGPHDVLIDIAYCGVCHTDVHLTRNEWFPGIFPMVPGHEIVGIISQVGSHVQTFKKGDRAAVGVMVDSCLTCEECRNGQEQFCSVSPVLTYNNLDHSGQPVYGGYANNIVVHEHFALHVAENLDFAAVAPLLCAGITTYSPLRKWKVGEGHKLAVVGLGGLGHMAVKFGVAFGAEVTVLSTSPNKADAAKKLGAHRFVVTKDEEQMKSALRSFHFIIDTVAANHDINPYLGLLKTNGVYINVGMPAEPWQLPSFALAAGNKVVAGSGAGGLPETQEMLDFCAQHNLVSDIELIAIKDIHTAFERMLKGDVLYRFVIDMATL
- a CDS encoding helix-turn-helix domain-containing protein → MKKATNQPYTFNSISELHKALGLPKPLHPLISLSNYADIKTDTTDIAKGMMTNLYKISYKKNFTGKARYGQHYYDFNEGGLCFVSPNQLISEVEPQGSYEGFTLMIHPDFIRNYPLGKTIKNYGFFSYSSNEALHLSEREKEKIMGVFKSIGEELASPIDQFSQDVIVSQIELLLNYSNRFYNRQFITRKAINHDLLTTLEALLADYFDSQKPLTTGLPTVQYLSDQLNVSPRYLSDMLRMLTGQNTQQHIHTKLIEKAKELLSTTNLSVAEIAYQLGFEYPQSFNKIFKRKADVSPIEFRQSFN
- the holA gene encoding DNA polymerase III subunit delta, whose translation is MIAAVDALLKDIRNKRIAPVYLIHGDEPFYIDRIAEELEKVAVPVAERGFNQFVLFGKDTDAGAVLNYARRYPFMAERQLVLVKEAQQMAGIGDKSAQTLFEDYALNPLSSTILMLCYVREDGKPALDERKAWVKAFGAKGKLLGVKKLYDNKIPDWVGEYCREQGAKVSPKACQLLADHIGNDLKRLAGEIDKILINLHVGEEISAATVERLVGISKEYNVFELQKALSQRDIVKANQIIDYFARNPKDNPLVVILSQLFGYFSKVLLVQASKDQTDKGLAPLLGVNPFFVKDYMTAARAFTLPKVADIIHAIRRADAQSKGIDTPTMSEGDILRELVFDILH
- a CDS encoding CocE/NonD family hydrolase encodes the protein MQNRLHWLTGFFLFLSFQAISQSPSPYERQEVMIPMRDGVRLNTVIYTLKNSQSPLPFLLTRTPYGVSHTESPDRIPYVKDMAEDGYIFVYQDIRGRYKSEGTFEMQRMSRNKKDSKAIDESSDTYDTIEWLLATIPNNSKKVGMYGISYAGWTTVMGAIDPHPALAAVSEQATPSDMFLGDDFHHNGAFRLSYGFEYAFMEEATKQDSLFPFPNYDTYEWYLKLGPLSNVNKLYFKNKLPSWNDFVNHPNYDSFWQKQSLITRIDRPKIPIMNVAGWWDQEDFYGPLKAYQLWEKQDQSHKNFLVAGPWNHGGWGRSDGRTLGNIQFDTATSVTFRKEIQAPWFAYHLKGKGPGNFPEAITFQTGSNSWQRYDSWPPKEATKRNLYFQADGKLSFEAPKATSGADAYLSDPAQPVPYRTRPIEATYGPGSRWRTWLTEDQRFVHNRPDVLSWETDALPNDITVTGEVWAKLFAATTGSDADWVVKLIDVYPAQYPQQPAMGGYQLMVANDVFRGRFRNSFEKPEAIEPNKPEVYSIDLHSINHVFKKGHKLMVQVQSTWFPIIDRNPQTFVPTIFDAKESDYRKATHTIFRSVTHPSHLEMSVVGK
- a CDS encoding TonB-dependent receptor is translated as MGQSQSGACSIVLTGRIMGLDNHEPLAGATVYIRELATGAVADSAGNFRIPGLCSGEYSIDYQFVGYKTRVVSIAVGTDSPVALPPVALTPDNETLKEVIVTEHRSEAQQLLQVQTELAGSSLDATRGQSLGESLKTLPGLYSIQTGPSISKPVIHGLYSNRILTLNNGVRQEDQQWGSEHAPQIDPFLASRLTVIKGAASIRYGSDAIGGVILVEPKTMPTVPGIAGELNLVGGTNGDQGIVSGLIEQAFGKKLAGLSWRLQGTLKRVGYTKTPDYYLENSSYHENNFSGTVNYTRQHVGAEIFYSQFSTKVGLFTGAQVGSLADFYAAIARPEPINQPGFSYDLGRPYQQVQHDLLKVKAFVRSERLGTLSITVAQQQNVRREYDLQSFSRVTDPELYLKLVTQTADLIWEHRAIKTATGGQFSGTVGFNGITQGNVRRYLFLIPNYRNYGAGLFAIERYANDNWTVEGGVRYDYRWLRAYFLDETTNLTTAKTRDWSNLTGSLGATYQASPQLTLSGTMSTAWRAPTVSDLYSDGLHQSAVAYERGNPNLNPELAYNMNLSVEYTGKRFYADLGFYNNWINNYIYLKPDSVPIIRQRGAFPAYSYSQVRATFRGLDATIRYKLTDQLTITSRTSLLFAYDHTNNDYLVYIPANHTDNGLRYDFSTTNRGRLSNVYVSITSQYVARQNRVPTVTQRQENGQIIFTGDFAPPPPAYTLFGAEAGFSWRVGNHPMSVILTGTNLLNRAYRDYLDRFRYFADEPGRNIMLKLKLPLTFASRQ